The DNA sequence tagttgcatacgtAGCTCGGtttctgaattgtcagcaagttaagtacgagcatcagagacctggtggtttgcttcagaagttagaaattcctgagtggaagtgggagcgtatcactatggattttgttgttgggctcccacggactcagagaaaatttgatgcagtttgggtcattgtggacaggttgaccaagtcagcacatttcattccagtggcagttacctattcttcaaagaggttagctgaaatttacattcgtgagattgtccgccttcacggggtgcccgtgtctattatttcagatcgaggtacgtagtttacctcacatttctggaggatTGTACAGCGTGATTTAGGCAtgtgggtggagttgagtacaacatttcatccacagacagacgaacggacagagcgcactattcagatattggaagatatgctttgcacttgtgttatagactttggaggttcttgggatcacttcttgccacttgcggagtttgcttataataaaagCTACCAGTCGAGAattcagatagctccatatgaggcattatacggaaggcgatgtcattcgccagttggctggtttgaaccgggagaggctcggttattgggtaccgatttggtacaagatgccttggataaggtcaagattattcaggatcgacttcgcataactcagtctaggaaaaagagttatgccgactgtaaagttcgtgatattgcattcatggttggagaaagaatattgcttcgggtatcgcctatggaGGGTGTTAttagatttaggaagaagggcaagttgagccctaggtatttCGGgtcatttgagatcctcgagagagtggtggaggtagcttatagacttgcgttgcctccagaaTTATCCTcaattcatccggtattccatttgtctatgctccggaaatattatGGTGACCCATCCCACGTGTTAGATatcagctctgtccaattggataaggatttgacttatgaggaagagTCGGTAGCCATTCTAGgccggcaggttcgtcagttgaggtcaaagagttacccttcagttcgagtgcagtggagaggtcagcctgctgaggcagctacttgggagtccgggcgatacctgcagctgagtaaaagggacttagacgggatttttcattcattcttcaatttttcgaaCCCTAAACATCAATAGgcggcgattttcacgggaaacattgggggtaagtgttccttatcctatattgattatatttcatgatttcatactcatttatatcatgaatccgtgaatttatggaagaaaaatcagatgtttataaattcttccaaaaacaaaaatttaagatttgaaggttcatttgatatcggaattggataatttttgtatggttggactcgtctcggaatgggtgctCGGATTTCGTAAGTTGTTTTtagagatttgagacgtgggtcccactgccaactattttaatgaatttcggattttatctgaaaaattagtaaattcatatggaattaattcctatgattcgtattgagtatattgaattgtttgtgaatagatttgaaacttttggagacaaatttaaaaggaaaagctgtggtttaGTAATTGATagaaatttgcaaagcgaagtaagtgtcgtggttaaccttgacttgagggaatagaacccttaaattatttgttatgtgaaatgcatgtgaacgacgtataggcgaggtgacgagtatctatacgtcgtcaaattaattgtttgcgtatttacttgaaaaattataaattgttttaaattatgaattaattattataataattgtttctctcctattctttgtcaaatattaatttttgaattcctgcattaattattacatgctatttgaattatgtacctTAATTGCCAtgtgacatttagcatattaaatattaaactgcatattttctctctgatttctataataatttgttatttgcctttgtttgtttcgtaattaaatcataattaatgtatgattgttgtcttataattttatattaattattgtatttattggaaaaattcttctataagaattggtaaatgaatatgttggaggagcgggttgcacgccgcaacatgattgattataatgaatatattagaggatcgggttgcacgccgcaacatgattgattataatgaatatattagaggatcgggttgcacgccgcaacagacttattaaaagtccatattagaggatccggttgcgcaacagacttatttaaaagtcgacatatatatatatatatatatatatatatatatatatatatatactgggagatcgggtcgcacgccgcaacagatttgatttaaaatgaatatattgtgaaagcgggttgcacgccgcaacagaactgaatgtgaatatattgtgagagcgggtttcacgctgcaacagaattgatggaaatgataattggttatgaccgttgagttggcttcaattattataaatgagttacttgatttatttctattattgttattgtttctaatattgcgtacaggtaatgtaagtgacccgccttagcctcgtcactacttcgtcgagattaggctcatcacttaccagtacatggggtcggttgtactaatactacactatgcacttcttgtgcaaattttggagttggtcctagcggcgtgccatagacttgcttaGATTTCAGTTACTCggaggagacttaaggtataattgcatggcgtccgtagttctgaagtccccgtctattttactttagctgtgtgtttatttctaggAGGCCcgaaaggtaagaatggagtgggcatcttggtagatagggaacttagagagtctgtgattgaggttagacgagtgaatgatagattgatgactattaagttggtggttggagagtgcatCCTAAACATCATTCACGCCTATGTGCCTCATGTGTGGCCTAGATGAGAAGGCTAAACGGTGCTTTTGGgaagggttagatgagattgtgcgccaggttccgcctgctgagaagctattcataggaagggatttcaatgggcatattgggtgGATCACAGGTGGTcatggcgaggtgcatggaggcttcggttttggggagaggaacggaggaggtacatcattgttggacttcgctaaggcttttgggttggtgatttcGTACTCTAGCTTTCGgaagagggaggggcatttggttaccttccaaaatgcggtggcgaagacccagattgactatcacctcctcaggaggtgtgatagagggttgtgcaaggattgcaaggtgattccgggtgagtTACTCGCAACGTAGCATATGCTCTTGGTggtggacgttggtattatgttaaagaggaggaaaaagGTCTAttcgaggaagaccgagaatcaggtggggagccttaactaaggataaagcccaagcgttAGAGGGGTGATTGTCAGCTATAGGAGCTTGGAGGGGCAGTGGTAACGTGAGCACCATATGGTCAGCAACAACAGACTGTATTCGGGAGGCTGCAAGAGAGGTGctaggggtctcgacgggcgtctctggtgggcacaaaggagactggtggtggaatgaagtggttcaaggtaaagtggaagcaaagaaggcggcgtacTTGAAGTTAGTTGagagcataggtgaggaggagaggtgagtgtgcatggagaggtataaggcagctaggaaggaggctaagctggcggtcacagaggctaagattgtagcttatggtcgtatgtacaaGGAATTGGGGAAAAAGGTGGGGAGAAAAAGTTATTCCGACTGGCCAatttgagagagaggaaggatcgggatttggaccaagtgagatgcatcaaggacgaagatggtagagtattgatggaagatgcccagattaagaggagatggcagacttactttcataaacttttgaatgaagaaggagatcaggatattgtgctaggcgaattggagcattccgagagtcaccgtgactttgggtactacaggtgtatcgaggttgaggaggtcgtgggagctatgcgtaagatgagtaggggcagagcgaccagGCCAGACGAGATTCTGGTGGAATTTTGGatgtgtgtggggagagcaggtttagagtggttgactaggttgtttaatattatttttaaggggaagaggatgccggatgagtggaggtggagtacggtggttccattgtataagaacaaaggtgatatccagagttgtaacaattataggggtatcaaattactgagtcataccatgaaagtgtgggagagggtggttgaagcgagggtgaggatgacagtgtctgtatccgacaaccagttcgggttcatgccgggtcgttcgactacagaagctatacaccttgttagaaggttggtggaactatacagagagaggaagaaggatctgcacatggtgtttattgacctagagaaagcgtatgacaaggttcctagagaaattctttGGAGATacttggaggcaaaaggtgtgtcggttccgtACATTATGGCAATTAAGTACATGTATGATGGGgataagactcgggttaggacagtaggaggcaaCTCTGAGCATTTTtaggttgtaatggggttacaccaaggttctgcgctcagtccgttcttattcacCCTAGTGATGGACgcattaacacaccatattcaaggggatgtgccatggtgcatgttatttgccgatggcatagttctgattgatgagtcgcgagccagtgttaatgagaggctggaggtttggagacatgctcttgagtctaagggtttcaagctgagtagGACGAacacggaatacctggagtgtaagttcagcgttgatccaggggaagtgggcgtggatgtgaagCTTGAT is a window from the Nicotiana tomentosiformis chromosome 10, ASM39032v3, whole genome shotgun sequence genome containing:
- the LOC138900360 gene encoding uncharacterized protein; the protein is MCGLDEKAKRCFWEGLDEIVRQVPPAEKLFIGRDFNGHIGWITGGHGEVHGGFGFGERNGGGTSLLDFAKAFGLVISYSSFRKREGHLVTFQNAVAKTQIDYHLLRRCDRGLCKDCKVIPAIGAWRGSGNVSTIWSATTDCIREAAREVLGVSTGVSGGHKGDWWWNEVVQGKVEAKKAAYLKLVESIGEEER
- the LOC138900361 gene encoding uncharacterized protein, yielding MDALTHHIQGDVPWCMLFADGIVLIDESRASVNERLEVWRHALESKGFKLSRTNTEYLECKFSVDPGEVGVDVKLDSQVIPRRGSFKYLGSVIQGRREIDEDVTHRIGVG